In Peromyscus maniculatus bairdii isolate BWxNUB_F1_BW_parent chromosome 21, HU_Pman_BW_mat_3.1, whole genome shotgun sequence, one DNA window encodes the following:
- the Col11a2 gene encoding collagen alpha-2(XI) chain isoform X2 has product MERCSPRHRLLLLLPLVLGLSAAPGWAGAPSVDVLRALRFPSLPDGVRKSKGVCPADVAYRVSRPAQLSAPTRQLFPGGFPKDFSLLTVVRTRPGLQAPLLTLYSAQGVQQLGLELGRPVRFLYEDQTGRPQAPAQPVFRGLSLADGKWHRVAVAVKNQSVTLIVDCKKRVTRPLPRSVHPVLDTRGVVIFGAHILDDEVFEGDVQELIIVPGVQAAYQYCGQKDLECEKAQRDGPQIQKPHRAQRSPKKQPSRLHKPQNQEPQRQPTESLYYDYEPPYYDVMTTGTAPDYQRPQSSNRRAPPPPRGRRTPPRKPNPPAKRSAARQALPSPAGRLSPAGGSGKALGQPPPSRRPAPRAASPTARALPRTRGSSYRQVERASRSLPPTYRQVETDSLQTVFLKGAARSAISPTPHPEPACGGDRLQLRFLSC; this is encoded by the exons ATGGAGCGGTGCAGCCCCCGCCACCGCCTCCTGCTGCTGCTACCTCTGGTGCTGGGGCTGAGTGCTGCCCCGGGATGGGCAG GTGCACCCTCTGTGGATGTACTACGTGCCCTGAGGTTCCCCTCCCTTCCTGATGGTGTCCGGAAATCAAAAGGGGTCTGTCCGGCTGATGTGGCTTACCGCGTGTCACGACCTGCCCAGCTCAGTGCACCCACCCGCCAGCTCTTCCCAG GAGGCTTTCCCAAAGATTTCTCTCTGCTGACGGTTGTCCGGACCCgccctggcctccaggctcccctcTTGACTCTGTACAGTGCCCAGGGAGTCCAGCAGCTGGGCCTGGAGCTCGGTCGCCCTGTTCGCTTTCTGTATGAGGACCAGACGGGACGGCCACAAGCCCCCGCTCAGCCTGTCTTCCGAGGCCTCAGCCTAGCAGACGGCAA GTGGCAccgtgtggctgtggctgtgaagaATCAGTCTGTCACCCTCATTGTGGACTGTAAGAAGCGAGTCACCAGGCCCCTTCCCCGAAGTGTGCATCCGGTGTTGGACACCCGTGGGGTGGTGATCTTTGGTGCCCATATCCTAGATGACGAAGTCTTTGAG GGTGATGTTCAGGAGCTCATCATTGTCCCAGGCGTCCAAGCTGCCTATCAGTATTGTGGACAGAAGGATCTGGAATGTGAGAAGGCACAGAGAGATGGACCTCAGATCCAGAAGCCTCACAGAGCCCAGAGATCTCCAAAGAAGCAGCCATCGAGACTTCATAAGCCACAGAACCAGGAGCCCCAGCGACAG CCCACTGAGTCTCTCTACTATGACTACGAGCCCCCCTATTACGATGTGATGACTACAGGGACGGCCCCTGATTACCAG CGTCCTCAGAGCTCCAATCGCagggctccccctccccctaggGGGCGTCGGACCCCTCCCCGAAAGCCTAACCCTCCTGCCAAGAGGTCAGCAGCCAGGCAGGCGCTCCCCTCACCAGCCGGGAGGCTCTCTCCAGCTGGAGGCTCTGGCAAAGCCCTCGGCCAGCCTCCCCCCTCCCGACGCCCAGCTCCACGGGCAGCTTCCCCCACTGCCCGGGCCCTCCCCAGGACCAGAGGCAGCAGTTATCGGCAGGTAGAACGGGCATCCAGATCTTTGCCCCCAACTTATAGACAAGTGGAGACGGACTCTCTTCAAACTGTCTTCCTCAAAGGGGCTGCAAGATCTGCgatttcccccaccccccatccagaGCCTGCCTGTGGCGGGGACAGGTTGCAGCTTCGCTTTCTTTCCTGCTAA